CGGACGTTCAAGAAGCTCTCCGATGTCACCCCGGCTGTCCTCGCGCAAAACACGGCGGGCCTCGGCTACGTGCAGCTCCGCACCATCCTCGCCGACACGCTTGAAAACAACCGCAAGCTCACGTTCGAGCGGCTCTCGGAGCAGAAGAAGGACCTGATTGAGGCCGAGGCGTACGGGCTGCTGGAGTTCGTCGAGACGAACTACACGCTCGATTTCGTGGCGGGCCACGACGAGGCGAAATCGCACCTGCGAGACGCCGCCTCGGCGCTCAAACAAGGCCGCCACGACGTATTGCCGATGGGCTACCTCATCAACGGCCCCGTCGGCACCGGGAAGACGTTCATGACGACGTGCTTCGCGGGCGAGATCGGCATCCCGATGGTGAAGCTGAAGAACTTCCGCAGCCAGTGGCAGGGCGTCACGGAGGGCAACCTGGAGAAGATCCTCGGCCTGCTCCGCGCGATGAACCCCGTCGCCGTAATGATCGACGAGGCTGACGCCGCGCTCGGCGACCGCTCCTCCTCGGGCGACTCGGGCGTCTCGAACCGCGTCTTCAGCCAGATCGCGCAGGCGATGAGCGACACGCGCTATCGTGGCAAGATCATATGGTTCCTCCTCACCGCCCGCCCGGACCTGATGCCGGTCGACCTCAAGCGCCAGGGCCGCGCCGAGGAGCACCTCGCGCTGTTCTACCCGTCCACCCGCGAGTCACGCGAGGAACTGCTGCGCGTGATGATGAAGAAGACCGACACGGCCATCGACATCGAGCAGGCCCCCGAAGCGCTCCTTGACGGCGTGCGGACCTACTCCGGTGCCGACATGGAGGCACTGCTCACGCGTTCCAAGTTTCGCACGGTAGCCCACACCACAAACGGCAAGGGCGGCAAGACGAAGAAGACCCGCAGCGGCAACATGAAGGTGCCGCCCGACATCCTCGCCGAGGTCGTGGAGGACTTCATCCCGCCGACGTACCCGCTCGAAGTGGAGCTCCAGTCGCTCGCCGCCGTGCTTGAGTGCACCTCGCGTGACATGCTGCCGGAACAGTATCGCGAGATGGACCGCGAGCAAGTCGTCCGGCGGGTGAAGGAATTGAAGCGGCTGATCGGAGAGTAAGCGACTGAGCACAGGGGCAACTTCCAGGCAGCACGTCCCGTAGGGCGCAATTATGCTTGGCCCTTTCGTCGTGGGCCGCGAGCCGGTGCCCCACCCCTGCTGATGCTTCATAGCTACTTCCGCCTCGCCTACCGCACGCTCCTCAAAAACAAAGTCGCCTCCGCGATCAACCTTGTTGGGTTGTCCATCGCCATCGGGACCGCGATCACGGTGTTTCTGTTCATCCATCAGTGGATGACGGTGAACCATGTCCACGAGAACAGCCACCGGACGGTGCTCGTCCACAACACGGTGGAACGCGACGGCGAGGAGCAAGTCTGGGGCGACTCCCCGATGCCGCTTGGGCCGGCGTTGGAGGCCAACCTCCCGCAGGTCGAGCGTGCCCTACGCATCGAGCAGCGGGGTGCCACGTTCCGCTACACCACTGAGTCCGGCGTCGAGAGAGAGCACCGCGAGTGGGTGATGTTCGCCGAAGCAAGCTTTTTCGAGGTGTTCGACTACCCCGTGCTCGACGGCGAGGCCGAGTTCCTACACGATCCGGGTGCGATCGCCCTCTCGCCGCGGATGGTCGAGAAGTACTTCGGCGAGGACATCGAGCCGCTGGGCCAGAGCTTCACCGTCGAATTCGACGGGCAGGAGCCGATGGCCTTCACCGTGCGCGCTGTCGTTGACCCGCTCGACGAGGAGACGAGCTTCGGCTTCCGGGCACTCTTTCCGTACGAGACGCTGCGCCTCCTCGGCGACACCCACGGCGACGGGATGGACGACTGGGCTTCGTACACCGATGCGACGTTCCTCCTCCTGCGCGACGAGGACGACCTCTCGGACGTCGCCGCCGCCATGGGGCCGTACATCACGCTCCAGAATGCCGCGAGCCACGACTGGCCCGTCGCTTCGCTGCCGCTTACCCCGCTGGAGGCCATGGCATCCCGGACGCAGGAGATTCGAGGCGACCTTGGTGGTGGCCCGCCTCGGGAAGCTGTGATCGTGATGAGCTTCATCGGCACCGCGCTGCTACTACTGGCGTGCTTCAACTACGTCAACGTGACGCTCGCCACGGCGGCGCAGCGCCTCAAAGAGATCGGCGTCCGCAAGACGCTCGGCGGGCAGCGCTGGCAGCTCATCGCGCAGTTCCTGGCGGAGAACGTGTTGCTGTGCCTGCTCGCGCTCGGCCTGGGCGTGTTCATGGCGCACTTCGTCACCACACCCGGCTTCAACGACATCTCGAACCTCGGGATCGAGGCCGACTATTTCGGCAGCATCGCGCTTTGGGTCTTCCTCGGGACGTTGCTTTTGGTGACGGCGTTGATCGCGGGGGCCTACCCAGCGTTCTATATCTCCAGCCTCCGTCCAGCCTCGATATTGAGGGGAACGCAATCCGTATCGCGCCACCGATGGGTACAGAATGGGCTCCTCACGATGCAGTTCACGCTAGCATTCTTCACG
The Bacteroidota bacterium DNA segment above includes these coding regions:
- a CDS encoding AAA family ATPase, yielding MADASPLDAYIAHYPTWAQELARRYFTKTLNQFILYGNIRDLVATEDAAGEPDFIPLRDFLADDLFAGRDLIVFYDRSAGIHFHDRESQGDFNRALSGYDTIFGTEYARKLPKDPVRVFALLDNYFRIRLAEGKRMAVVVDFAETIVPMAEASTYSAEDRASLVTLRRWSHDPQFLRHDFTLVLLTENLTDLNRQLIQSPYTAEIAIELPEKAQREAYVEWYLGDGRKEKARTFKKLSDVTPAVLAQNTAGLGYVQLRTILADTLENNRKLTFERLSEQKKDLIEAEAYGLLEFVETNYTLDFVAGHDEAKSHLRDAASALKQGRHDVLPMGYLINGPVGTGKTFMTTCFAGEIGIPMVKLKNFRSQWQGVTEGNLEKILGLLRAMNPVAVMIDEADAALGDRSSSGDSGVSNRVFSQIAQAMSDTRYRGKIIWFLLTARPDLMPVDLKRQGRAEEHLALFYPSTRESREELLRVMMKKTDTAIDIEQAPEALLDGVRTYSGADMEALLTRSKFRTVAHTTNGKGGKTKKTRSGNMKVPPDILAEVVEDFIPPTYPLEVELQSLAAVLECTSRDMLPEQYREMDREQVVRRVKELKRLIGE
- a CDS encoding ABC transporter permease — translated: MLHSYFRLAYRTLLKNKVASAINLVGLSIAIGTAITVFLFIHQWMTVNHVHENSHRTVLVHNTVERDGEEQVWGDSPMPLGPALEANLPQVERALRIEQRGATFRYTTESGVEREHREWVMFAEASFFEVFDYPVLDGEAEFLHDPGAIALSPRMVEKYFGEDIEPLGQSFTVEFDGQEPMAFTVRAVVDPLDEETSFGFRALFPYETLRLLGDTHGDGMDDWASYTDATFLLLRDEDDLSDVAAAMGPYITLQNAASHDWPVASLPLTPLEAMASRTQEIRGDLGGGPPREAVIVMSFIGTALLLLACFNYVNVTLATAAQRLKEIGVRKTLGGQRWQLIAQFLAENVLLCLLALGLGVFMAHFVTTPGFNDISNLGIEADYFGSIALWVFLGTLLLVTALIAGAYPAFYISSLRPASILRGTQSVSRHRWVQNGLLTMQFTLAFFTMIAGVVFVQNAKYQEQLDWGYDEEQTLVVPLDNASQFSAIEAEVVQHPDVVLYAGTRHSVGRSQGFAVLDIEGTQMEAARLEVGPDYPATLDLRLRDGRLFDAEQDAAVTDMTDLDASDPDAQNNGGTAAAIVNATFVAQRGWDSPLGKTFDVRRDSVITGSYTVAGVVEDFHYDDFFDPINPMFVTVVDEADYRAVALRVREGRATATFADLEATWKRLYPDVEFEGYFQDAVFDEAHAENAGINRIFVFTAAMALLLASMGLFGIAAQNVARRMREIGIRKVLGATVASVTTHVNRSFLVMLLVAFVLAAPFAYLLLNALLDSIFEYRMPLNPVPFALAFGVVAVAAAATLATQVRRIVTANPADVLRAE